Proteins encoded together in one Capricornis sumatraensis isolate serow.1 chromosome 3, serow.2, whole genome shotgun sequence window:
- the CMKLR2 gene encoding chemerin-like receptor 2 isoform X2: MEDLEETLFEDFENYSYALEYYSPETDSEEKAHLGAIHWVSLVLCCLAFVLGIPGNATVIWFTGFKWKKTVTTLWFLNLAIADFIFLLFLPLYISYVAMNFHWPFGIWLCKANSFIAQLNMFASVFFLMVISLDRYIYLIRPVLSHRYRTLRNSLIVIIVVWLLASLMGGPALYFRDTLELNNHTLCYNNFHEHDVDLRLMRHHVLTWVKVIVGYLLPLLTMSICYLCLIFKVKKRSILIYSKHFWTILAVVMAFLICWTPYHLFSIWELTIHHNSYFHQVLQAGIPLSTGLAFLNSCLNPILYVLISKKFQARFRASVAEILKYTLWEVSCSGTLSDQLRNSETKNPSFLETAQ, translated from the coding sequence ATGGAAGATCTAGAGGAGACATTATTTGAAGACTTTGAGAACTACTCCTATGCCCTGGAATATTACTCCCCAGAGACTGATTCAGAGGAGAAAGCACACCTGGGAGCCATTCACTGGGTCTCCTTGGTGTTGTGCTGTTTGGCATTTGTCCTGGGCATTCCAGGAAATGCCACTGTCATTTGGTTCACAGGATTCAAGTGGAAGAAGACAGTCACCACTCTGTGGTTCCTCAATCTAGCCATCgcagatttcatttttcttctcttcctacctCTGTACATCTCATATGTGGCCATGAATTTTCACTGGCCCTTTGGCATCTGGCTGTGCAAGGCCAATTCCTTCATTGCCCAGTTGAACATGTTTGCCAGTGTCTTCTTCCTGATGGTAATAAGCCTGGACCGCTATATCTACTTGATCCGCCCTGTCTTATCTCATCGGTACCGTACCCTCAGGAACTCTCTGATTGTTATTATAGTTGTTTGGCTTTTGGCTTCACTAATGGGTGGGCCAGCTCTGTACTTCCGGGACACTCTGGAGTTGAATAACCACACTCTTTGCTATAACAACTTCCATGAGCATGATGTGGACCTCAGATTGATGAGGCATCATGTTCTGACCTGGGTGAAAGTTATTGTTGGGTACCTCCTCCCTCTGCTAACAATGAGCATTTGCTACTTGTGCCTCATCTTCAAGGTGAAGAAGCGAAGCATCCTGATCTACAGTAAGCACTTCTGGACCATCCTGGCTGTGGTCATGGCCTTTCTGATTTGCTGGACTCCTTATCACCTGTTTAGCATTTGGGAACTCACGATTCACCACAATAGCTATTTCCACCAAGTGCTACAGGCTGGCATCCCCCTCTCCACTGGCCTGGCGTTCCTCAATAGTTGCTTGAACCCCATCCTTTACGTCCTGATTAGTAAGAAGTTCCAAGCGCGCTTCCGGGCCTCAGTGGCTGAGATACTAAAATACACTCTGTGGGAGGTGAGCTGTTCAGGCACCCTGAGTGACCAGCTGAGGAACTCTGAAACCAAGAATCCGAGTTTCCTGGAAACAGCCCAGTGA
- the CMKLR2 gene encoding chemerin-like receptor 2 isoform X1 — MSSEHSCHGWSSTDCANQDINLWVERQINCCICSFCKTMEDLEETLFEDFENYSYALEYYSPETDSEEKAHLGAIHWVSLVLCCLAFVLGIPGNATVIWFTGFKWKKTVTTLWFLNLAIADFIFLLFLPLYISYVAMNFHWPFGIWLCKANSFIAQLNMFASVFFLMVISLDRYIYLIRPVLSHRYRTLRNSLIVIIVVWLLASLMGGPALYFRDTLELNNHTLCYNNFHEHDVDLRLMRHHVLTWVKVIVGYLLPLLTMSICYLCLIFKVKKRSILIYSKHFWTILAVVMAFLICWTPYHLFSIWELTIHHNSYFHQVLQAGIPLSTGLAFLNSCLNPILYVLISKKFQARFRASVAEILKYTLWEVSCSGTLSDQLRNSETKNPSFLETAQ; from the exons ATGTCCTCAGAACACAGCTGCCACGGCTGG AGCTCAACAGATTGTGCAAATCAGGACATAAACCTCTGGGTGGAACGTCAAATCAACTGTTGT ATTTGTTCATTCTGCAAGACCATGGAAGATCTAGAGGAGACATTATTTGAAGACTTTGAGAACTACTCCTATGCCCTGGAATATTACTCCCCAGAGACTGATTCAGAGGAGAAAGCACACCTGGGAGCCATTCACTGGGTCTCCTTGGTGTTGTGCTGTTTGGCATTTGTCCTGGGCATTCCAGGAAATGCCACTGTCATTTGGTTCACAGGATTCAAGTGGAAGAAGACAGTCACCACTCTGTGGTTCCTCAATCTAGCCATCgcagatttcatttttcttctcttcctacctCTGTACATCTCATATGTGGCCATGAATTTTCACTGGCCCTTTGGCATCTGGCTGTGCAAGGCCAATTCCTTCATTGCCCAGTTGAACATGTTTGCCAGTGTCTTCTTCCTGATGGTAATAAGCCTGGACCGCTATATCTACTTGATCCGCCCTGTCTTATCTCATCGGTACCGTACCCTCAGGAACTCTCTGATTGTTATTATAGTTGTTTGGCTTTTGGCTTCACTAATGGGTGGGCCAGCTCTGTACTTCCGGGACACTCTGGAGTTGAATAACCACACTCTTTGCTATAACAACTTCCATGAGCATGATGTGGACCTCAGATTGATGAGGCATCATGTTCTGACCTGGGTGAAAGTTATTGTTGGGTACCTCCTCCCTCTGCTAACAATGAGCATTTGCTACTTGTGCCTCATCTTCAAGGTGAAGAAGCGAAGCATCCTGATCTACAGTAAGCACTTCTGGACCATCCTGGCTGTGGTCATGGCCTTTCTGATTTGCTGGACTCCTTATCACCTGTTTAGCATTTGGGAACTCACGATTCACCACAATAGCTATTTCCACCAAGTGCTACAGGCTGGCATCCCCCTCTCCACTGGCCTGGCGTTCCTCAATAGTTGCTTGAACCCCATCCTTTACGTCCTGATTAGTAAGAAGTTCCAAGCGCGCTTCCGGGCCTCAGTGGCTGAGATACTAAAATACACTCTGTGGGAGGTGAGCTGTTCAGGCACCCTGAGTGACCAGCTGAGGAACTCTGAAACCAAGAATCCGAGTTTCCTGGAAACAGCCCAGTGA